A genome region from Cerasicoccus sp. TK19100 includes the following:
- a CDS encoding flagellar filament outer layer protein FlaA: MIMKHLCLSLFCLLAVSLNALGADANNTRTITDFSIPGEWKPSKWSTAEGRIAVRPEVPPALKKEDPSLEESLGIKIDWPGGEGMRLFALTPASDIKIPFVLKELSLWVNGSGTEHFCEIIVDDASGQRQKIGLGKVNFQGWKNITKKMPPNIMQPVTITGITFHDWNNPQPGETTLYLSRFDVTIDPEAKMTAAKNSAATDTNDSW; the protein is encoded by the coding sequence ATGATTATGAAACACCTTTGTTTAAGTTTGTTTTGCCTGTTGGCAGTAAGTCTAAACGCGCTGGGAGCGGACGCTAACAATACCCGCACAATCACCGATTTCAGTATCCCTGGAGAGTGGAAACCTTCAAAATGGAGCACTGCCGAGGGCCGAATCGCGGTGCGACCGGAGGTCCCGCCGGCATTGAAGAAAGAAGACCCATCTTTGGAAGAGTCGCTTGGTATTAAAATTGATTGGCCTGGTGGCGAAGGTATGCGGCTCTTTGCATTAACGCCTGCAAGCGACATCAAAATTCCTTTTGTGCTTAAGGAGCTTAGCCTTTGGGTTAACGGCAGCGGCACGGAGCATTTCTGTGAAATCATTGTCGATGATGCGTCCGGGCAAAGGCAAAAAATTGGCTTAGGTAAGGTTAACTTTCAAGGATGGAAGAATATTACGAAGAAAATGCCGCCTAACATTATGCAGCCGGTTACTATTACTGGAATCACTTTTCATGATTGGAATAACCCACAGCCGGGTGAAACCACTTTATATTTGAGCCGGTTTGATGTGACAATCGATCCGGAGGCGAAAATGACGGCAGCCAAGAATTCAGCGGCTACCGACACCAACGATTCTTGGTAG
- a CDS encoding response regulator translates to MRTATILLVEDNPTDILLAEEAFKMVDIPHTLHVVKDGVEAIKFLAKLNGYAHAPRPDFIFLDLNLPRKSGHEVLRDIKAKEELKSIPVIILSTSDAPDDVEHAYRNHANCYMVKPTNYDHCIQALNNLLKFWSNLIKLPSA, encoded by the coding sequence ATGAGAACGGCAACCATATTACTCGTCGAAGACAACCCAACGGACATACTCCTGGCCGAAGAAGCTTTTAAGATGGTCGATATCCCCCACACACTCCACGTTGTGAAAGACGGAGTCGAGGCAATCAAGTTCCTGGCGAAGCTAAATGGCTATGCCCATGCACCACGCCCGGATTTTATTTTCCTGGACTTAAACCTGCCCCGGAAAAGCGGCCACGAAGTCTTGCGTGACATCAAGGCAAAAGAAGAGTTAAAATCGATACCCGTCATCATACTGAGCACTTCCGACGCACCTGATGACGTAGAACACGCCTACCGAAATCACGCCAACTGCTACATGGTCAAACCCACGAATTACGATCACTGTATCCAGGCGCTGAACAACCTGCTGAAGTTCTGGTCTAACCTCATCAAACTGCCCAGCGCATGA
- a CDS encoding sulfatase family protein, translating to MRPNILHLFTDQQRFDTISALGNPHIHTPNFDRLVHEGTAFTRAYSPSPECVPARASMITGWYPPRTNCYCNEQAMPAEDTPTYMHHLSSNGYNTVGIGKCHFTKDPHALRGFQKRFSQEEIVEDRDADDYARWLVEEGYDWVLEPHGVRGEMYYVPQVSVLPERAHPVTWVADHTIQYIECQGKAEEPWYAFCSFVHPHPPFAPPVPWHKSYRAPNMPLPDMPQSLDDLLCFVNRFQNRYKYRDRGIDLNLVRCIRAYYYACVSFIDWQLGRIFKALEESGQWDNTLIMLSSDHGEYLGDYGCFGKRGMHEVSARVPMLVRWPGGEYAGRTCSEVASLVDLAPTILEAAEIPFSPEDFDGCSLRNVVAGKANREYVYSQYNRAENGLYLMVSKNWKYIFSAPDQREYLFDCLNDPGEHHNLAQSPSHRETLLRLRKDCLNWLHEVGEHEATDGSGTWRQYPKRSIPSDPDSGLIYQDPPWWQGALQSPS from the coding sequence ATGCGGCCCAACATACTTCACCTCTTCACGGACCAACAGCGTTTCGATACGATCAGTGCGTTGGGTAATCCTCATATTCATACGCCTAACTTTGATCGCCTCGTCCATGAAGGCACGGCGTTCACCCGCGCTTATTCTCCATCGCCCGAATGTGTTCCTGCGCGCGCCTCCATGATCACTGGTTGGTATCCGCCTCGCACGAACTGCTACTGCAATGAGCAGGCAATGCCAGCGGAGGACACGCCAACCTATATGCATCATTTGTCGTCTAACGGCTACAACACCGTTGGTATTGGGAAATGCCATTTCACTAAAGACCCTCATGCTTTAAGGGGATTTCAGAAACGGTTTAGCCAGGAAGAGATTGTAGAAGACCGGGATGCTGACGATTACGCCCGTTGGTTGGTCGAAGAAGGATACGACTGGGTATTGGAGCCGCATGGTGTACGTGGGGAAATGTATTATGTGCCGCAGGTCAGTGTGCTTCCCGAAAGGGCGCATCCGGTTACCTGGGTCGCTGATCACACTATCCAATATATCGAATGCCAAGGTAAGGCTGAAGAGCCGTGGTATGCCTTCTGTAGTTTTGTCCACCCGCACCCTCCGTTTGCCCCACCAGTTCCTTGGCATAAAAGCTATCGGGCTCCAAATATGCCACTGCCGGATATGCCCCAGAGCCTTGATGACTTGTTGTGCTTTGTTAATCGTTTTCAAAATCGATACAAGTATCGTGACCGCGGGATCGATTTGAATCTCGTGCGCTGCATACGGGCTTACTACTATGCCTGTGTATCTTTTATCGATTGGCAGCTAGGGCGGATCTTCAAAGCGCTGGAAGAGAGCGGGCAATGGGATAATACGCTGATCATGCTTTCCAGCGATCATGGGGAGTACCTTGGAGATTATGGTTGTTTTGGTAAGCGCGGAATGCACGAGGTGTCGGCCCGCGTTCCGATGCTAGTGCGTTGGCCTGGTGGTGAGTATGCCGGGCGGACTTGCAGTGAGGTGGCATCTCTGGTCGATCTTGCCCCGACCATCCTTGAGGCGGCAGAGATTCCATTTTCACCCGAAGATTTTGATGGGTGCAGCTTGCGTAATGTTGTCGCTGGCAAGGCAAACCGGGAGTATGTCTACAGCCAGTATAATCGGGCTGAAAACGGCCTTTACCTTATGGTGAGTAAGAACTGGAAATACATTTTCAGCGCGCCTGATCAGCGGGAGTATCTTTTCGACTGTTTGAATGACCCTGGTGAGCATCATAATCTAGCGCAGTCTCCATCTCATCGAGAAACGTTGTTGCGACTGAGAAAGGACTGCTTGAATTGGTTGCATGAAGTCGGTGAGCATGAGGCTACTGACGGCAGCGGCACGTGGCGACAATACCCAAAGCGATCTATCCCATCAGACCCTGACAGTGGATTGATTTATCAAGATCCACCGTGGTGGCAGGGAGCATTGCAATCTCCATCATAA
- a CDS encoding dienelactone hydrolase family protein, which produces MGCSPLIQMALHQTSDKDATTVRRSKLYTLLGDLPPLDRKVSADRRIIEDTDEYRLEHLVLDLNGMEPTPAYLAIPKRATKPCPVVLYNHAHGGDYALGKEELRRSRPELIERPYLSDLINLGFAVLCIDHWLFGERHGRSELEFFKASIWRGRVVWGMMVYDSLKALDYIETRNELDAGRIGSLGLSMGSTMTWWLAALDERIKVGVDLCCLTDFEAFEQQSGLTGHSIYYFVPGLLKHFNTIDICAMAAPRARLALAGARDPLTPISGLEKIDKAMKALYASLGAEDRWKLVVEDVAHQETPTMRRQALDFLQQHL; this is translated from the coding sequence ATGGGCTGTAGCCCGCTGATTCAAATGGCGCTTCATCAAACATCGGACAAGGATGCGACCACGGTGCGTCGCTCAAAGCTCTATACGCTACTCGGTGATCTGCCGCCGCTTGATCGAAAGGTGTCGGCAGATCGCCGTATCATCGAAGACACTGACGAATACCGGTTAGAGCATCTAGTGCTGGACCTCAATGGCATGGAACCAACGCCGGCATACCTTGCGATTCCCAAGCGGGCAACGAAGCCTTGTCCAGTCGTGCTCTATAATCACGCGCACGGAGGTGATTACGCGTTGGGTAAAGAAGAATTGAGGCGTTCGCGGCCAGAGCTCATTGAGCGCCCTTACTTAAGCGACTTAATCAATCTTGGATTTGCCGTCTTGTGCATCGATCACTGGTTGTTCGGTGAGCGCCATGGGCGGTCGGAATTGGAATTTTTTAAAGCGTCGATTTGGCGTGGGCGAGTTGTCTGGGGCATGATGGTGTATGATAGTCTGAAGGCGCTCGATTACATTGAAACGCGCAATGAATTGGATGCGGGGCGAATCGGTTCTTTGGGCTTATCAATGGGCAGCACGATGACCTGGTGGCTTGCCGCATTAGATGAACGCATCAAAGTCGGAGTCGATCTTTGCTGCCTGACTGACTTTGAAGCATTTGAGCAGCAGTCTGGCCTCACAGGGCATAGTATTTATTATTTTGTGCCGGGTCTGCTAAAGCATTTCAACACCATCGATATCTGTGCCATGGCTGCACCTCGGGCGCGATTGGCATTAGCCGGCGCCCGCGATCCGCTGACGCCGATTTCCGGTTTAGAGAAAATCGATAAAGCGATGAAGGCGCTATATGCCAGCCTCGGAGCAGAGGATCGTTGGAAACTGGTTGTAGAAGATGTCGCTCACCAAGAAACGCCGACCATGCGTCGCCAGGCGCTGGATTTCCTGCAGCAGCATCTCTAA
- a CDS encoding beta-galactosidase: protein MDSNKLYLGAAWYPEQYPRNTWEEDLHAMRRLGLNTVRIAEFGWACFEPEEGRYETDWLLDAMDLAHANDIECVVCTPTATPPVWLLEKHPEVGYVEPDGYQHKHGARQHASYNSTVFREYARKITQAIVPAIAGHPALLAWQTDNELGSHQQRCLGQDSVRAWHRWLENRYGDIETLNREWCTVVWSQRYASFDQVPPPYRLCYYTQNFALTLNYRRFMADAIASFQREQAEIIRQHSDAPVTHNSTALTDDWRLSRVLDFASSDLYTHNQSTTAIQFRFDSLRNILKGKPFWTLETASEDFMRGELYAEGWMGCYSFINYMMGGTGFFYWPWKQQPGGAEIINNSIVYANGQPATGWMNAAESSETRTKLEPIRKAYRPAKAEVVFVRSEVNGCYFFADWAGGLEQNYNYNKRVREHYQTLLNLGIWRDVVFDEAELPDCRVIVSPYLPYASDEFIERALTLVEEGAVWIAGPYTGFRTQDHGAQQEHLLGQLEKRIGFRTRYILQAGELDVEIGGRPGRTNQFAIMFEPSEADEVLGVYTSKRFAGIAWGLRRTHGKGIIYIPGSELDEQSRCSFLDGIFERENVKRYPAAPDFSCIPLVGNDGDEAWGLCNYGTESRQVSIGDKTIFAASDGVQQTADSVSLSSFSWAVAR from the coding sequence ATGGATTCGAATAAACTTTATTTAGGTGCGGCTTGGTATCCAGAGCAATATCCGCGCAATACTTGGGAGGAAGACTTGCACGCTATGCGACGGCTTGGGCTGAACACAGTCAGAATTGCAGAGTTTGGCTGGGCCTGCTTCGAGCCCGAAGAAGGTCGCTACGAAACCGATTGGCTACTTGACGCGATGGACTTGGCGCATGCCAACGACATTGAATGCGTAGTCTGCACGCCGACTGCGACACCGCCAGTCTGGCTATTGGAGAAACATCCGGAAGTGGGATATGTGGAGCCCGATGGCTATCAGCATAAGCATGGTGCTCGCCAGCATGCATCCTACAATAGCACCGTATTTCGTGAGTATGCGCGTAAGATTACTCAGGCGATCGTCCCTGCCATTGCGGGGCACCCAGCATTATTGGCCTGGCAAACTGACAATGAGCTGGGTTCGCATCAACAAAGATGTCTCGGCCAGGATTCGGTTCGGGCCTGGCATCGCTGGCTGGAGAATCGCTATGGCGACATTGAAACACTAAACCGAGAATGGTGCACGGTTGTTTGGAGTCAGCGCTATGCTAGTTTCGATCAAGTGCCGCCGCCTTACCGGCTTTGCTATTACACGCAGAATTTTGCGCTGACACTAAACTATCGCCGGTTCATGGCCGACGCGATCGCATCATTTCAGCGGGAGCAAGCTGAGATTATCCGACAGCACAGTGATGCCCCCGTCACGCATAACAGCACAGCGCTAACCGATGATTGGCGGCTAAGCCGTGTGCTGGATTTTGCGTCGTCAGACTTGTATACCCATAACCAGTCGACCACAGCTATTCAGTTCCGTTTTGATTCCTTGCGAAACATTCTAAAGGGCAAACCGTTTTGGACGCTGGAAACCGCAAGCGAAGATTTCATGAGGGGCGAATTGTATGCCGAAGGTTGGATGGGCTGTTACAGCTTTATCAACTACATGATGGGCGGAACTGGTTTCTTCTACTGGCCTTGGAAGCAACAACCTGGTGGCGCAGAGATTATCAACAATTCGATTGTCTACGCCAACGGCCAACCGGCTACGGGCTGGATGAATGCTGCAGAGTCGTCTGAAACACGCACGAAGCTGGAGCCGATTCGCAAAGCATATCGACCGGCCAAGGCAGAGGTTGTGTTTGTGCGATCGGAAGTGAACGGTTGTTATTTCTTCGCCGATTGGGCCGGAGGGCTGGAGCAGAACTACAACTACAACAAGCGTGTGCGTGAGCATTACCAAACTTTGCTCAATTTGGGCATTTGGCGTGACGTTGTTTTTGATGAAGCTGAGTTGCCTGATTGCCGCGTGATTGTGTCGCCTTATTTGCCATACGCTAGCGATGAGTTTATTGAACGCGCGCTGACGCTGGTGGAGGAAGGTGCCGTTTGGATTGCCGGGCCTTATACAGGATTCCGCACTCAAGACCATGGTGCTCAGCAGGAGCATTTATTGGGGCAACTGGAAAAGCGTATCGGCTTCCGCACTCGTTATATTTTGCAGGCAGGTGAGCTCGATGTGGAGATCGGTGGTCGACCAGGCCGTACGAATCAATTCGCGATCATGTTTGAGCCCAGCGAAGCGGATGAAGTGCTTGGCGTTTACACCAGCAAGCGATTTGCTGGCATTGCTTGGGGGCTTCGGCGAACCCATGGCAAAGGCATTATATACATCCCTGGTTCCGAGTTGGATGAGCAAAGTCGATGCTCGTTCTTGGATGGCATTTTTGAACGTGAGAATGTTAAGCGCTACCCCGCAGCTCCGGATTTTTCCTGCATTCCACTGGTGGGAAATGATGGGGACGAAGCTTGGGGGCTTTGCAATTACGGGACCGAAAGCCGTCAGGTTTCTATTGGTGACAAAACGATATTTGCAGCGAGTGACGGCGTGCAACAAACCGCGGATTCCGTGTCACTCTCTTCATTCTCATGGGCTGTAGCCCGCTGA
- a CDS encoding LacI family DNA-binding transcriptional regulator, with product MKRVTFKDIGKKAGVSISTVSLALRNDPRLPKETIERVKKLAEELGYAPDPWLSSLSSYRRVDEQSSRNATIAVLTNWDTKDAWKKNPTIANYWAGAQRMSEKLGYKLEEFWISEHGGEARTASILYNRGIKGILLMPLPPDVHEMEFDFSKFSVVQVGRTLHWPIVNTVTHNHYEAMQLTVYFLRTMGYRRIGLAVSEKENKLHRCRWLASYLAKQFEFPRSMAKLPVFIPDQMDRKSFLEWLVDNQPDVVISNELAPYQFMLDAGIKVPDEVGYSCLCLEGAGEVSGIQMKSEIAGAQAISLLHMEMMNRQHGCPEDPMTQVIEGTWREGNTVKVNNRNVRALT from the coding sequence ATGAAGCGAGTAACTTTTAAGGATATCGGCAAGAAAGCTGGAGTGTCGATTTCCACGGTTTCGCTCGCTTTAAGGAATGATCCACGACTGCCCAAAGAGACGATTGAGCGCGTTAAAAAATTGGCAGAGGAGCTCGGGTATGCGCCAGACCCCTGGTTGTCATCGCTGTCCTCTTATCGACGCGTTGATGAGCAAAGTTCGCGCAATGCGACAATTGCGGTGTTAACGAATTGGGATACGAAGGATGCCTGGAAAAAGAATCCAACGATCGCCAACTATTGGGCTGGCGCACAACGGATGAGCGAAAAGCTTGGCTACAAACTTGAGGAGTTCTGGATATCTGAGCACGGCGGCGAAGCTAGAACCGCATCAATTCTCTACAATCGGGGTATCAAGGGCATATTACTGATGCCGCTGCCACCGGATGTTCACGAAATGGAGTTTGATTTTTCAAAGTTCTCGGTTGTTCAAGTCGGCAGAACGCTACATTGGCCAATCGTGAATACGGTCACGCACAATCATTACGAGGCAATGCAGCTCACCGTCTATTTTCTTCGGACTATGGGTTACCGGCGCATTGGTTTAGCGGTGTCTGAAAAAGAGAATAAACTCCACCGTTGTCGCTGGCTTGCATCGTATTTGGCCAAGCAATTTGAATTCCCACGTAGCATGGCGAAGCTTCCGGTTTTTATTCCAGACCAGATGGATAGGAAGTCTTTTCTGGAATGGTTGGTGGATAATCAACCGGACGTTGTCATCAGCAACGAATTAGCTCCTTATCAGTTCATGCTGGATGCCGGTATTAAAGTTCCGGATGAGGTTGGCTACAGCTGTCTTTGCTTGGAAGGCGCTGGTGAGGTTTCCGGGATTCAAATGAAGTCGGAGATTGCAGGCGCACAAGCGATCAGCCTGTTGCACATGGAGATGATGAACCGACAGCATGGTTGCCCCGAAGATCCGATGACGCAAGTGATTGAAGGCACTTGGCGCGAAGGTAATACGGTCAAGGTTAACAACCGGAATGTGCGGGCTTTGACGTAG
- a CDS encoding sulfatase-like hydrolase/transferase, giving the protein MRKSLEQRPNVLILMSDEHRADVSGYAGDAVIRTPSLDWLSSTGVTFDNAYTPSPVCVPARQSIMAGQYPHTTGCECFHQDLQPGHMTYARRFSQYGYNAVCAGKLHHRGPDQLQGWTCRIAGDTKLNNEFAERLVKTKKHSDYSLKWTDAKELARAGVGRGPHQDDDQFTLNAALNFIRRYFIDSEYDNATPDEPLMLKVSFARPHYPYFTDQERFEYYLNRVQPFTGQEIFEHPILAQKTLTPGVDVCERDIRRAVAAYYGMIESMDDDFQKIFSALEFAGQNLDDWIIVYLSDHGEMLGEHCVWEKFKFFEGSVRTPFVIRWPKRFAGGGRVTENVSLCDLFATLCDMCDLPVPEGLDSRSLVPLMDGDATSWDNMVSAEYWGTHLMIKRDHLKYQWYGPDVPEVLFDLKSDPGEMTNCIGEPQYQEAITFFRNERVARGFGVDETVAENISLS; this is encoded by the coding sequence ATGCGGAAATCTTTAGAGCAGCGTCCCAATGTGCTAATCTTGATGAGTGATGAGCATCGCGCAGATGTCTCTGGTTATGCTGGTGATGCCGTTATTCGTACTCCGTCTCTTGATTGGTTATCCAGCACTGGTGTTACTTTTGACAACGCCTACACGCCATCGCCGGTCTGTGTGCCGGCTCGACAAAGTATCATGGCGGGCCAATATCCGCACACAACGGGCTGCGAATGCTTTCATCAGGATTTGCAGCCGGGGCACATGACTTATGCGCGTCGATTTAGCCAATATGGCTACAACGCGGTTTGCGCCGGTAAGCTGCATCATCGTGGACCCGATCAATTACAGGGGTGGACATGCCGCATTGCTGGCGATACGAAGCTCAATAACGAATTCGCCGAGCGATTGGTGAAAACGAAGAAACATTCTGATTATTCCTTAAAGTGGACCGATGCCAAAGAGCTGGCGCGAGCGGGTGTCGGGCGCGGGCCGCATCAGGATGACGACCAGTTTACCTTGAATGCAGCACTCAATTTTATTCGACGTTACTTCATCGATTCGGAATACGATAACGCGACACCAGACGAGCCCTTAATGCTGAAGGTTAGTTTTGCCCGGCCGCATTATCCCTACTTCACCGATCAGGAACGTTTTGAATACTACTTGAATCGGGTTCAACCTTTCACAGGTCAGGAGATTTTTGAACATCCAATATTGGCTCAAAAAACCCTTACTCCTGGAGTAGATGTTTGCGAGCGAGACATCCGCCGTGCGGTGGCCGCCTACTATGGGATGATTGAGTCGATGGACGATGATTTCCAAAAAATCTTTAGCGCCTTGGAGTTCGCCGGTCAAAATTTGGATGACTGGATCATTGTCTATTTATCTGACCACGGTGAAATGCTCGGTGAGCATTGTGTGTGGGAGAAATTCAAATTTTTTGAAGGCAGTGTGCGGACGCCATTCGTGATCCGGTGGCCGAAGCGATTTGCAGGAGGCGGCCGCGTAACGGAGAATGTCAGCCTCTGCGATCTCTTCGCGACACTTTGCGATATGTGTGATCTGCCCGTTCCAGAAGGGCTGGATAGCCGTAGTTTGGTCCCGCTGATGGATGGCGATGCCACGAGCTGGGATAACATGGTAAGCGCCGAATACTGGGGCACGCACTTGATGATTAAGCGCGACCACTTGAAGTATCAGTGGTATGGTCCGGATGTGCCAGAAGTGCTTTTTGATTTGAAATCGGATCCTGGCGAAATGACGAATTGTATCGGCGAACCGCAATATCAGGAAGCGATTACATTTTTCCGCAATGAGCGAGTCGCTAGAGGGTTTGGCGTGGACGAAACGGTCGCTGAAAACATATCGCTAAGTTGA
- a CDS encoding hybrid sensor histidine kinase/response regulator: MSNPLSLLLVEDNSTDRLLVREYLADQMDVDYLLDTACSMAECLQQLGQNHYDALLVDLNLPDSNGNQTLLKILDHAPEIPVIVMTGIGDRADGLHAMQLGAQDFLVKGDFHSELLVRTIRYSIERHNFSLQLRQMAAQLKERTQQLSKSEAHIRELINISEDALLVVDQDEKVQFANPAACELLLQQYDHLIGSRFDYDWRNAPNHELLLPTKSGETCFVEVRHAITHWNEQSAYLLTMRDVTSRKRAQEDLMLFRRLIDQAEDSIVVIDVETGGIDDCNESFLQWLGYTRNEMLKLHVWDINHDITPNNWVEYYTAVLNSPMRYQADFTTIDGHTIQVEASVKSVYLGKHYLIALIQDISERMKVEAQLRQDAEILSRIDDAIIILDSDFKVTYWNDGATRLLGWTPRERLGLPIMDIAPQADDREIAKLLNKTLVGEVQHIERNILNKDRLQLWVEWDSHPILKDDKNPLGVMIILRNIEERRSLEAQLRHSQKMEAIGTLAGGIAHDFNNIMAAIRGYTELAYRRCEDESLKRDLGTVLKSSERATSLIDNILTFSRKQPESRSPLYLQDALAECLQLLRATLPATISIKSNIDESAPSILGNHEQIQQIVLNLGNNAMQAMPNRSGKLCISLETVIIDTDSSQKNIQLQPGVYACISISDTGIGMSPEIKERIFEPFFTTKVPGEGTGLGLSMVHGIMESYNGSIQVDSAPDQGTTFRLYFPAHGDAVAEIDSQNGEAAWGSGERILFVDDEELLAELGQEALQALGYRVSICLNPKSALQKLEAGEVFDLIITDQTMPEMTGLEMSKRILRKRPDQKIIISTGYSPTLTLEIAKAEGLKNLIHKPVSITQLSEAVASALGDCTESRATSGIN; this comes from the coding sequence ATGAGCAATCCCCTCAGCCTGCTATTAGTGGAAGACAATTCCACCGACCGTCTGCTTGTTCGCGAGTATCTCGCCGATCAGATGGATGTAGATTACCTGCTCGACACGGCATGTAGCATGGCGGAATGCCTGCAGCAACTTGGCCAGAACCACTACGACGCCCTGTTGGTCGATCTAAACCTACCGGACTCCAACGGCAACCAAACACTGCTCAAGATACTCGACCATGCGCCGGAAATTCCAGTGATTGTCATGACCGGCATTGGGGACCGTGCTGACGGCCTCCACGCCATGCAGCTCGGCGCACAGGACTTCCTCGTCAAAGGAGACTTCCACAGTGAGCTCCTCGTCCGCACCATTCGCTACTCAATCGAGCGACACAACTTTTCCCTGCAGCTTCGCCAAATGGCAGCTCAGCTCAAGGAACGAACCCAACAGCTCAGCAAAAGCGAAGCACACATCCGCGAGCTGATTAACATCAGCGAAGACGCCTTGCTCGTCGTCGACCAGGATGAAAAGGTTCAATTTGCAAATCCGGCAGCCTGCGAGCTGCTCCTTCAGCAATACGATCACCTGATTGGAAGCCGCTTTGACTACGATTGGCGAAATGCGCCCAACCATGAGCTCCTCTTACCTACAAAATCAGGCGAGACATGCTTCGTGGAAGTCCGCCATGCCATCACACATTGGAATGAGCAGAGTGCCTATTTGCTGACGATGCGCGATGTCACCAGTCGCAAACGGGCGCAAGAAGACCTGATGCTCTTCCGTCGTCTGATTGACCAGGCGGAGGACTCCATCGTCGTCATCGACGTCGAAACCGGCGGCATCGACGACTGCAATGAGTCCTTTCTCCAGTGGCTGGGCTACACACGAAACGAAATGCTGAAACTGCACGTGTGGGACATCAATCACGATATAACCCCGAACAACTGGGTCGAGTACTATACCGCGGTGCTCAATAGCCCGATGCGCTATCAAGCGGATTTCACCACCATCGATGGGCATACGATCCAGGTCGAAGCAAGTGTGAAGAGTGTTTACCTCGGCAAGCATTACCTGATCGCACTGATTCAAGACATCAGCGAACGCATGAAGGTCGAGGCCCAACTGCGGCAGGATGCGGAAATACTCTCACGCATCGATGATGCCATCATCATCCTCGATTCAGATTTTAAAGTCACCTACTGGAATGACGGTGCCACCCGCTTGCTCGGCTGGACACCCCGCGAACGCTTGGGTTTGCCCATTATGGACATCGCCCCTCAAGCAGATGATCGCGAGATCGCTAAATTGCTGAATAAAACCTTGGTCGGAGAGGTTCAGCATATCGAGCGCAACATCCTTAATAAAGACCGGCTACAGTTGTGGGTCGAGTGGGATTCACACCCAATTCTCAAGGATGACAAAAACCCGTTAGGCGTCATGATTATCCTGCGCAACATTGAGGAACGCCGCAGCCTGGAAGCACAACTACGGCATTCACAAAAGATGGAAGCTATTGGTACGCTGGCAGGAGGCATTGCCCACGACTTTAATAACATCATGGCGGCCATCCGGGGATATACCGAACTGGCTTACCGACGCTGCGAGGACGAATCGCTCAAGCGCGATCTGGGCACCGTGCTTAAATCCTCAGAACGCGCCACCTCCTTGATCGACAACATCCTGACTTTTTCCCGCAAGCAGCCAGAGTCACGCTCACCCCTATACCTGCAAGATGCATTGGCGGAATGCCTTCAGTTGCTACGCGCGACCTTACCTGCCACGATTTCCATTAAATCGAATATCGATGAATCCGCGCCGTCAATCCTCGGCAATCACGAGCAAATCCAGCAGATAGTGCTCAACCTCGGAAACAACGCGATGCAGGCAATGCCCAACCGGTCAGGCAAGCTTTGCATCTCCTTGGAAACCGTTATCATCGATACCGATAGCTCGCAGAAAAACATTCAGCTACAGCCAGGTGTCTATGCCTGCATATCCATCAGCGACACCGGCATAGGCATGAGTCCGGAAATCAAGGAACGCATTTTCGAACCGTTCTTTACCACTAAAGTTCCGGGCGAAGGTACCGGTCTCGGGCTCTCCATGGTTCACGGCATCATGGAAAGCTACAACGGTTCCATCCAGGTAGACAGTGCACCCGACCAGGGAACAACATTCCGTTTATACTTTCCGGCTCACGGTGACGCGGTTGCGGAGATTGATTCCCAAAACGGAGAGGCCGCGTGGGGAAGTGGCGAGAGAATTTTGTTCGTCGACGACGAAGAGTTGCTTGCCGAACTTGGGCAAGAGGCGCTGCAGGCACTTGGCTACCGGGTAAGCATTTGCCTCAACCCGAAGTCGGCGCTTCAAAAACTGGAAGCCGGCGAAGTATTTGATCTGATCATCACCGACCAAACGATGCCCGAGATGACCGGCTTGGAAATGTCCAAACGAATTTTAAGAAAACGACCGGACCAGAAGATCATTATTTCCACTGGCTACTCGCCAACGCTCACTCTGGAAATCGCCAAAGCAGAAGGCCTCAAGAATCTGATCCATAAGCCGGTTAGCATCACCCAGCTCAGCGAAGCAGTCGCCAGCGCGCTTGGCGATTGCACTGAATCAAGGGCTACCTCGGGCATCAATTAA